A window of the Miscanthus floridulus cultivar M001 chromosome 14, ASM1932011v1, whole genome shotgun sequence genome harbors these coding sequences:
- the LOC136505986 gene encoding uncharacterized protein, translating into MEYRNSWMYGSLRSKAGFREEVDKFIQAVEKHAATLTENKDTIICPYKDCKNLMAFPDVTTIKEHLIMRGFVSDYTVWIHHGERMVVDDNDDDQEDDDETLEFLSQYSNELAEQMDHPFGNEQGGDDAGGADNDGEARVGDKDDGDNLEEMLWAIGPEILLKSKKGLENLDRVKSIEGDCVWY; encoded by the coding sequence atggagtacaggaactcttggatgtatggttcgttaaggtccaaggcaggttttcgtgaagaggtggacaaatttattcaagccgtagagaagcatgcagcgacgttgacagagaataaggacacaattatttgtccctacaaagattgcaagaaccttatggCATTTCCAGATGTGActaccatcaaagaacatctgattatgcgaggatttgtttcggactacacagtgtggattcatcatggtgaaagaATGGTTGTTGATGACAACGACGATGATCAAGAAGacgacgacgaaaccctagaattCCTATCCCAATATTCAAACGAGCTTGCTGAACAAATGGATCATCCATtcggcaatgaacaaggtggtgatgatgctggtggtgccgACAATGATGGTGAAGCACGTGTGGGGGATAAAGATGACGGTGACAATTTAGAGGAAATGCTTTGGgccattggaccagaaatattacTCAAGAGcaagaaaggtctagaaaatctaGATAGGGtgaaaagcatcgaaggagactgtgtatggtattGA